In one window of Streptomyces sp. FXJ1.172 DNA:
- the hutH gene encoding histidine ammonia-lyase, protein MHTVVVGTSGVTASDVLAVARGGARIELSAQAVAALAAAREIVDALAAKPEPVYGVSTGFGALATRHISPELRAQLQRNIVRSHAAGLGPRVEREVVRALMFLRLKTVCSGHTGVRPEVAQTMADVLNAGITPVVHEYGSLGCSGDLAPLSHCALTLMGEGDAEGPDGVVRPAGELLAEHGIKPVELREKEGLALLNGTDGMLGMLVMALADLDTLYKSADVTAALSLEALLGTDKVLAPELHAIRPHPGQGASAANMLAVLKGSQLTGHHQDDAPRVQDAYSVRCAPQVAGAGRDTITHARLVAERELASAVDNPVVLPDGRVESNGNFHGAPVAYVLDFLAIAAADLGSIAERRTDRLLDKNRSHGLPPFLADDAGVDSGLMIAQYTQAALVSEMKRLAVPASADSIPSSAMQEDHVSMGWSAARKLRTAVDNLTRIIAIELYAASRAIELREGLTPAPASRAVIEAARAAGVQGPGPDRFLAPDLAAADAFVRGGHLVAVTESVTGPLQ, encoded by the coding sequence ATGCATACTGTGGTGGTGGGGACGTCCGGTGTCACGGCGTCCGACGTTCTCGCCGTGGCGCGCGGCGGTGCCCGGATCGAGCTGTCGGCACAGGCGGTGGCGGCCCTGGCCGCCGCCCGGGAGATCGTGGACGCCCTGGCCGCGAAGCCGGAGCCGGTCTACGGCGTCTCCACCGGTTTCGGAGCCCTGGCGACCCGGCACATCAGCCCCGAGCTGCGCGCCCAGCTGCAGCGCAACATCGTCCGCTCGCACGCCGCCGGCCTCGGGCCGAGGGTCGAGCGGGAAGTCGTACGGGCCCTGATGTTCCTGCGGCTCAAGACCGTCTGCTCGGGGCACACCGGGGTGCGCCCCGAGGTCGCGCAGACCATGGCCGACGTGCTCAACGCCGGGATCACCCCGGTCGTGCACGAGTACGGCTCCCTCGGCTGCTCCGGCGACCTCGCGCCCCTGTCCCACTGCGCCCTCACCCTCATGGGAGAGGGTGATGCCGAGGGCCCCGACGGGGTCGTACGGCCCGCCGGCGAGCTGCTCGCCGAGCACGGGATCAAGCCCGTCGAGCTGCGCGAGAAGGAGGGCCTGGCCCTCCTCAACGGCACCGACGGCATGCTCGGCATGCTGGTCATGGCCCTCGCCGACCTCGACACCCTCTACAAGTCCGCCGACGTCACCGCCGCCCTCAGCCTGGAGGCGCTGCTCGGCACCGACAAGGTGCTCGCCCCCGAGCTGCACGCCATCCGCCCGCACCCGGGCCAGGGCGCCTCCGCCGCCAACATGCTCGCCGTCCTCAAGGGGTCCCAGCTCACCGGGCACCACCAGGACGACGCCCCGCGCGTCCAGGACGCCTACTCCGTGCGCTGCGCCCCGCAGGTCGCCGGCGCCGGACGCGACACCATCACGCACGCCCGGCTGGTCGCCGAGCGCGAGCTGGCCTCCGCCGTCGACAACCCGGTCGTGCTGCCCGACGGCCGCGTGGAGTCCAACGGCAACTTCCACGGCGCGCCCGTCGCCTACGTGCTGGACTTCCTCGCCATCGCCGCCGCCGACCTCGGCTCCATCGCCGAGCGCCGCACCGACCGGCTGCTGGACAAGAACCGCAGCCACGGGCTGCCGCCGTTCCTCGCCGACGACGCGGGCGTCGACTCCGGCCTGATGATCGCCCAGTACACGCAGGCCGCCCTGGTCAGCGAGATGAAGCGGCTCGCCGTACCCGCCTCCGCGGACTCCATCCCGTCCTCCGCCATGCAGGAGGACCACGTCTCCATGGGCTGGTCGGCCGCGCGCAAGCTGCGCACCGCCGTCGACAACCTCACCCGGATCATCGCGATCGAGCTGTACGCGGCGAGCCGCGCGATAGAGCTGCGCGAGGGTCTGACCCCCGCGCCCGCCTCACGGGCCGTCATCGAGGCCGCGCGCGCCGCCGGGGTGCAGGGCCCGGGCCCGGACCGGTTCCTGGCGCCCGACCTGGCCGCCGCCGACGCGTTCGTGCGCGGCGGTCACCTCGTCGCCGTGACGGAGTCGGTCACCGGCCCGCTGCAGTAG